A segment of the Georgenia sp. M64 genome:
CCTTCGTCTGGTGGCTCCTCGAGCGCTCCACGCTCGGCTTCGAGATCCGCGCCGCGGGGGCCAACCCGTCCGCGGCCCGGACCGCGGGCATCTCGGTCAACCGCGTCATCGTCACCACGATGGTCATCTCCGGTGTCCTCGCCGGCCTCGCCGGCTCCTCGATCGTGCTCGGCACGGAGAAGGCGCTGACCGCCGGGGTGGCGGCGAGCTACGGCTTCGACGCCATCACCGTGGCGCTGCTGGGCCGCTCCCGCCCGGTGGGGACCTTCGTCGCCGGGCTGCTGTTCGGGGCGCTCAAGGCCGGCGGCTTCCTCATGCAGTCGACCACCGCGACGCCGATCGACATCATCCTCGTCGTCCAGTCCGTCATCGTCCTGCTCATCGCGGCCCCGCCGCTGGTGCGCGCGATCTTCCGCCTGCCCGCCCCGGGCGCCCGCCCCCGCCGCCGGCCCGCCCCGGCGGCCGTCAAGGAGGCCGCAGCATGACCGCCGTCGCCACCGCGCCGGCCGGCGCGCAGCAGCGCACCGTCCTGGCCCCCATCAGCTGGCGCTGGCCGCTGATCTACGGCGTCCTCGCCCTGGTCGCCCTGGTCTTCTTCACCCTGCTGCCCGAGGGTGGCCGGGAGACCAACTACCAGATCTCCCGCGGGGGAGACCTGTGGACGATCCCCAACTTCACGGTCCCGCTCACGGCGACGAACCTCGTTCTGTCCGTCGTCATGCTCGCGCTGACCGCCTACGTGGTCCGGGCGACGGTCGGGCGGCACCGGATCCCCACCTGGGTGCCGATCGTCTTCGGGATCGCGTTCGTCCTGGCGTTCCTCACCTGGGTGGGCGCGGGACGGGCGACGGTCATCCCTGTCACCACCCTGCTCTCCGGGGCGCTGGCGCTGTCGGTCCCGCTGGTCTTCGGTGCCCTCTCCGGGGTGGTGTGCGAGCGCTCGGGCATCGTCAACATCGCCATCGAGGGTCAGCTCCTCGCCGGCGCCTTCCTCGGGGCCGTCGTCGCCTCCCTCACCTCCAGCGCCTACCTCGGCCTGGTCGCCGCGCCGCTGGCGGGCGCCGCCGTCGGGGCGATCCTGGCGTTCTTCGCAGTGAGGTACTGGGTCGACCAGATCATCGTGGGTGTGGTCCTCAACGTCCTCGTCATCGGCCTGACGAGCTTCCTGTTCTCCACGGTGCTCACCGAGAACAAGGCCACCTGGAACGCCGCGCAGCGCCTGCCCACCCTGCCCGTCCCGCTGCTCAGCGAGATCCCGGTGATCGGGCCGGTGCTCTTCCGCCAGACCCTGCTGGTCTACCTCATGTACGCGGCGGTCATCGTCCTCCAGGTCTTCATCTTCCGCAGCCGGTGGGGCCTGCGGATGCGCTCGGTGGGCGAGCACCCCAAGGCGGCCGACACCGTCGGGATCAAGGTCAACCGCACGCGCGTGCTCAACACGATCCTCGGTGGCGCGATCGCCGGGCTCGGCGGGGCCTTCTTCACGGTCGGCTCGGGCCTGGCCTTCGGCAAGGAGATGTCCGCCGGCCAGGGCTTCATCGCCCTCGCCGCGATGATCCTCGGCCGCTGGAACCCGGTCGGTGCGGTGGCCGCCGCGCTGCTCTTCGGCTTCTCCAAGAACCTGGGGAACGTCCTGTCCACCATCGGCTCCAACGTGCCGTCGGAGTTCCTCCTCATGCTGCCCTACGCGGTGACGATCTTCGCCGTCGCGGGCCTCGTGGGACGCGTGCGCGCCCCGGCCGCCGAGAACATCCCCTACATCAAGTGAGCGGGGCGGGCATGGGCGTGGACGAGGGAACCTGGGAGTCGCTGCGTGAGCTGGCGCGCGAGGCCATGGACCGCGCGTACGCGCCGTACTCCGGGTTCCCGGTGGGCGCCGCGGCGCTTGTCGACGACGGCCGGACCGTCTCGGGCTGCAACGTCGAGAACGCCGGCTACGGGGTGACCCTGTGCGCCGAGTGCGGGCTCGTCTCCGACCTCGTGCGCACCGGCGGGGGGAGACTGGTGGCCTTCACGTGTGTCGGGGGGCAGGGCCGGCCCCTCGCGCCGTGCGGGCGGTGCCGCCAGCTGCTGTGGGAGCACGGCGGCCCCGACCTCCTCGTCGAGCTGCCCGGCGGGATCCGGCCGATGTCCGAGGTGCTGCCCGAGGCCTTCGGGCCCGAGGACCTGCGCACACCATGAGCGAGGACGCCGCCCACCCGGCGGCGCCCGCCCCACCCGCCGGCGCCCGCCCCACCCGCCGGCGCCCGACGAAGGAGAGACCCATGACCGAAGCCTTCGACGCCGTCGACGTCATCCGCGCCAAGCGTGACGGCGCCCGCCTCAGCCCGGCCCAGATCGACTGGGTCATCGACGCCTACACCCGTGGGGTCGTGGCCGACGAGCAGATGAGCGCCCTGGCCATGGCGATCTTCCTCAACGGCATGGAGCGCGCCGAGATCTCCCGCTGGACCGAGGCGATGATCCGCTCGGGGGAGCGGATGGACTTCTCCGGCCTCGACCGACCCACCGCGGACAAGCACTCCACCGGCGGGGTGGGGGACAAGATCACGCTGCCGCTGGCTCCGCTCGTGGCCGTCTTCGGCGTCGCGGTGCCGCAGCTGTCCGGGCGCGGCCTCGGCCACACCGGCGGCACCCTGGACAAGCTCGAGGCGATCCCCGGCTGGCGCGCGAGCCTGAGCAACGAGGAGATCCTCGCCCAGCTCGGCGATGTCGGCGCCGTCATCTGCGCCGCGGGCTCCGGCCTGGCGCCGGCCGACAAGAAGCTCTACGCCCTGCGCGACACCACCGCCACCGTCGAGTCGATCCCGCTGATCGCCTCGTCGATCATGAGCAAGAAGATCGCCGAGGGGACCGGCTCGCTGGTCCTGGACGTCAAGGTCGGCACCGGGGCGTTCATGAAGGACCGCCACCGTGCCGGTGAGCTCGCCCAGACCATGGTCGAGCTCGGCACCGACGCCGGGGTCCGCACCGTCGCCCTGCTCACCGACATGTCCACCCCGCTCGGGCTCACGGTCGGCAACGCGCTGGAGGTCCGCGAGTCGGTGGAGGTGCTCGCCGGCGGGGGCCCCGCCGACGTCGTCGAGCTCACCGTCGCCCTGGCCCGGGAGATGCTCGACGCCGCCGGGCGCCGCGACGCCGACCCCGCCGCGGCCCTGGCCGACGGCCGGGCGATGGACGTGTGGCGCCGCATGATCGCCGCGCAGGACGGCGACCCCGACGCAGCCCTGCCCGTGGCCCGGCACACCGAGCAGGTCCTCGCCGACCGCGACGGCGTGGTCACCGTGCTCGACGCTTACACCGTCGGCGTCGCCTCGTGGCGCCTCGGCGCCGGACGCGCCCGCAAGGAGGACCCGGTCCAGGCCGGCGCCGGCATCGAGCTGCACGCCAAGCCGGGTGACCGGGTCCGCGCCGGGCAGCCGCTCATGACGCTGCACACCGACACCCCCGAGCGCTTCGCCCGCGCGCAGGAGGCGCTCGAGGGCGGCGTCACCGTCTCCGCCCAGGAGTCCCCGCGCCCGCACGGCATCGTCCTGGGGCGGGTGGCCGGCTGATGCCGGCCCGCTGGCGACGGCTCTCCCTCGGCTCGGTCCTGGCGCGGCTGACGGCGATCGGCGACGCGGACTCAGGCGACGTGGGCGACCCCGGCGCCGCCACGCCCGTCGGCGGGGCCATGCCCGTCGACGGGGCCATGCCCGTCGGCGCTGCCGGCCTGACGGCCCCGACCGGTCGCGGGTCCGCCCCCTCGCCGGTCGACCCGGTGGCGGCGCGCGACGGCGTACCCGTCACCCTGGGCGGCGCGCCCGTACGGCAGGTCGACCCGACGACCTGCGGCTCCGCCGTCCTGCTCATGCTCGCCGCCACCGGTGACCCGGCCCTGGCGGCCTGGCTCGAGGACGGCCGGCTGCCGCACGGGATCGCCCCGCACCGGGTGCCGCCGGAGATCCCGCCCACGCTGCTCACCGGGCCGCTGGGCCCGGGTGCCGCGGCGCGCCGGATCGGGGCCGCCCAGACGCGGATCAAGGAGCGGACCTCGGCCCGGGCGGTCGGCAAGCTGTCCTGGCCCGCCTCCTACGGCACACCGCCGTGGACGGCCGCGCGCGAGGCCCGCTTCCCCGGGGTGCGGTACCACAGCCGTCCCCTGGACGACACCTCGGCGCAGGCGGCCGCGCTGCTCGCCCGTGCGCACGCCGCGACCGTGGCCGGGATCCCCGTCCCGCTGTACACCGGGGGAGACCTGGGCGCCGGGCCGGCGACCGCGGTGCCGCGCCACGTCGTCCTCGCCGTCCCGCCCCCGCCCGGCCCCGGCCGCGGGTACGACGAGCACGGCCGCCCCGTCCTGCACCTGTACGAGCCCTCCAGCGCCCGCGTCTACCGCCTGCTCGTCGCCGAGCTCCTCGGCCGCACCGAGCGATCGCGTGCCCTCGGCGGCTGGACGCACGTCGCCTGGGTGCTGCTCCCGACCACCGACGGCGCCGTGGCGGCGGGGTCCGCCGACCTTGCGTCCGCCGACCCCGCGGGCCAGGGTGGACGTGCAGGGTCCCACCGAGCCGAGGAGGAGTCATGAGCACCGAGCGCGCCGACGACGTCGAGCACGACCCGGACATCGACGGCCAGGAGCACGTCGTCGACACCGACCCGGCCCGCGCCCCGGAGGAGTACGCCCCGGAGGTCGAGGTCGACGAGCCCACCCGGGAGGCGGAGCCCGCCGACGTGGCGGAGCAGCTCATCGAGGTGCCCGTGCCCGAGGACGAGGAGAGCGACGCCGCGGAGCCCGCGGAGTACTGACCGGGCCGTTAGGCTGGTCCGCCGGGCCGCCCGCCGAGGGCGGCCCGGCCAGCACCGGGCCCGCGCCCGCACCGAAGGAGAGACGATGAGCCCCACCCGCACCGAGGTCGCCCGCATGGTCGACCACACCCTGCTCAAGCCGGAGGCCACGGAGCAGGACGTCGCCGCGCTCGTGGCGCAGGCCCGCGAGCTCGGGGCCTACTCGGTGTGCGTCTCGCCCAGCATGCTCCCGCTCACCGGCACCGGGGAGGTCAAGGTCGCGACCGTGTGCGGCTTCCCCTCCGGCGCCCACCACGCCGACGTCAAGGCCGCGGAGGCCGCCCGGTCCGTCGCCGACGGCGCCGACGAGATCGACATGGTCGTCAACCTGGCCCTGGCCACGACCGGACGCTACGACGACGTGCGCGGCGAGATCGCCGCCGTCCGTGCCGCCGCGCCCGCCCCGGTCGTCCTCAAGGTCATCATCGAGTCCGCGGCGCTGACCGACGACCAGGTCGTCGCGGTGTGCGAGGCGGCGGAGGCCGCCGGCGCCGACTTCGTCAAGACCTCCACCGGGTTCCACCCCGCCGGCGGGGCCAGCGCGCACGCGGTGGCGCTCATGGCCCGCACGGTGGGCGGACGCCTCGGCGTCAAGGCCTCCGGCGGCATCCGCACCACCGAGGCGGCCCTGGAGATGATCGCCGCGGGGGCGACCCGCCTGGGCCTGTCCGGGACCGGCGCCGTCCTGGACGGACTCTCCGACTGAGCCCGCCGGGCTCCCCGACCACCACGAACCACGACGAGCCGACGGCTCGGCGCCGACAGGACGGAACTGCCTTGGCCCTGCTGGACGGCAAGACCCTGCTCGTCACCGGAGTGCTCACGGAGGGCTCGATCGCCTTCCACGTGGCGCGGCTCGCGCAGGAGCAGGGCGCCGAGGTCGTCCTGACGTCCTTCGGACGCCAGCTCCGGCTCACCCAGGCGATCGCCCGGCGGCTGCCGGCCGCCGCCCCCGTGGTCGAGCTCGACGTCACCTCCGACGACGACCTCGCAGCGCTCGCAGCGAGGGTGGGGGAGCACACCGACCACCTGGACGGCGTCGTGCACTCCATCGGCTTCGCGCCGCAGTCGGTGCTCGGCGGCAACTTCCTCGCGGCGCAGTGGCCGGACGTGGCGACGGCGCTCCAGGTCTCGGCCTTCTCGCTCAAGGCGCTGGCCGCCGCCGCGCAGCCGATGCTCGGCCGGGGCTCCTCGATCGTCGGGCTGACCCTCGACGCGACCGTCGCCTGGCCCGTCTACGACTGGATGGGGGTGGCGAAGGCGGCCCTGGAGTCCACCGCCCGCTACCTCGCCCGGGACCTCGGCCCGGACGGCATCCGGGTCAACCTGGTCTCCGCCGGGCCCGTGCGCACCAAGGCCGCGACCTCGATCCCCGGCTTCGAGACCCTCGAGGGCGGCTGGGACGCGCGCGCCCCGCTGGGCTGGGACGTCGCCGACGCCGAGCCGACGGCCCGCGCCGTCGCGGCCCTGCTCTCCGACTGGTTCCCGGCGACCACCGGCGAGATCGTCCACGTCGACGGCGGCGTGCACGCGATGGGCGTCTGAGGGGCTCCACCACCGCCGCCGGGGGCGAGAGTCCCGGACCGCGGCGGGAACCCCGCGCCCGCCGCCGGCCCGCCCGGGCGGGCGCCGGCCCGCGCGCGGGCGGGCGCGGGCCCCCGCCCGGTCCTAGCATTCGTCCGTGGTCCTGCCTCGATCCCGCACCCGCAGGCTGCTGCGCGCGGTGGCGTTCGCGGTGGGCCTGACGATCCCCGTGGCCGTGCTCGCCTACCTCGTCCGCGCGCAGGCGAGCCCGGTCGTGGACCTCGACCACACCTCCGTGGCCGCCGGCACTGCGCTGACGCGCGCAGAGCCCGCCCTCCACTCCGTGCTGCTCGCCTGGCAGCTCGCCCTGCAGGCGCGCTGGGTGAACCTCGCGGTGACGGTGCTGTGCCTCTGGGTGTGGCGCCGGCACGGTCTGCGCACCCGGGGCGACGTGGGCGTTCGTCACGCTCATGGTGGCGTGGGGACTGAACCTCGTGGTCAAGGAGGCCGTCCAGCGGGCCCGACCGGTCGTGGCGGACTCCGTCGTGCACGCGCCCGGGTTCAGCTTCCCGTCCGGTCACGCCATGAACACCGCCGTCGCCGGGTTCGTGGTGACCGCCCTGCTGTGGCCGCTGCTCGGCCGGGGGGGCCGCGTCGGCGTCCTCGCCGGCGTGAGCGCCGTCGTGGTGATCACCGGGGTCGACCGGGTCATGCTGGGTGCGCACTACCCCTCCGACGTCGTGGCCGGGATCCTCCTCGGTGGCGCGACGGCCGGGGGCTCCCTGCTCGGCTACCTCGGGTGGAACCCCGCGCACCCCGCGGACCTGCCCGAAGGGACCTGACGATGGGATCTCTGCGCCGCTGGGAGGACGACCCGAGCCGGCCGACCCCCGGGCGGGCCCTGGCGGACCTCGGTCGCCGCGCCCTCGCGCCGGCCGTGCCGCTGTGGGGCCTCGTCGTCGGGACGGGGCTCCTGATCGTCGGACCGTTGGACTCGCTGCCCGAGGAGGAGGCGGTCAACGAGGCCCTCGCGGCCGGGCGCACCCCCTCGCTGGACGCCGTCACCTCCGTGCTGTCCAACATCGGCGCGACCCTGTTCATCGTCAGCGCCTGCCTCGTGGCGATGGCCACGCTGTGGTGGCGCACCCGGCAGTGGTGGTTCGCCGTCGTGCCCGGGATCGCGGTCGCGCTGCAGGCCGCAGTGTTCGTCACGGCAGCGGCCGTCGTCGGCCGGGAGAGACCCGACGTCGACCACCTCGACGAGGCCCCGCCGACGTCGAGCTTCCCCAGCGGTCACACCGGTGCCTCGACGGCCTTCTACCTCACCATGGCGATGCTGGCCCAGCGCATCCGGCGCCCCGTGCTGCGCCGGGTGGCGACGGCGGTCTGCATCCTCGTCCCGTTCCTCGTGGCGACGGCCCGGCTGTACCGCGGCATGCACAGCCCGACCGACGTCGTCGTCGGCATGCTCAACGGGATCGTCTGCGCGCTCCTGGGCTGGCACTACCTGCGCCGCGAGGAGGACGGGCGAAGGCGTCAGACCCGCGCGTACCGGGCCCGGCCGAAGGAGTAGACGCCGTACGCCGCCAGGCCGAGCGCGACCGCGGTGAGCAGCGCCTGACCGAACGGCACGCCCTGGAGCGACCGCAGCGCGCCGTCGAGCCCCGCGGCCCGATCCGGGTCGGCCGTGACCGCGGCGGCGACGAAGAGCGCGCCGACGATGCCCAGGGCGACCCCCTTGGCGACGTACCCCACGCGGCCGGCACGGACCAGCCACGTCCCGGGGTTCTCGCGGAGGTCTCGGAGGAACTTCGCCTTCCAGCCCTTGACCACGTGGTACGCCCCGACGGCGAGCACCCCGATCCCGACCACGGCCACGAGCACCCGGCCGAAGGGCTGGGCCATCAGGGAGGCGGTGAAGCTCTCGGTCTGGCCGGCGCCCGACGAGGACGTCCCCCGCAGCACCGACACGCCGGTCCAGGCCAGGGCCAGGTAGAGGACGGCCTTGCCGGCGCTCTTGACGCGCGACCCGGTGTCGCCGCGGGCCACCGCCTCGGCGACCTGCCAGAGGGCGAGCAGGACGAAGCCGGCGACGACGACCCACAGCAGTGCCGAGCCGACCGGGCTCTTGGCGAGCTGCGTCATGGCACCGGTCTGGTCGGAGGAGCCGCTGGAGCCGCCCCAGGCGATCTGGAGCGCCAGCCAGGCCACCAGGAGATGGATGAGGCCGCTCGCCGCGTACCCCAGGCGTGCCCCGGTCTCGAGCATCGGGTGGTCACCGGCCTGGGCGGCGGTGCCTCGTACCGTCTCGTTCATGAGGACACTGTGGCACCGCGTCGGCCACGGCGCGCGTCCGGAGGCGTGCCTTCTCTCCTCGTCGACGCCCACCGCGGCTGCGCCGAGGCCCTTGCCCGCCTCCCGTCGAGGGCGACGCCACCGCTCCGACGTCACCACCGGTGTGACCAGCACCGACGCGTCCGACCGGACCAAGGTCCCGGGGGTGGGTGACCTCCCTCCCCGCACACTGGCCGGGTCAGAAGTTACGGTGCCGTAGGTTTCGGAGAGTCCCCCATGCTCGTGCAACCGGACGACGGCGCTGCTCCGCGTGGGCCGGGCCCCACCCTGCCCACGATCATCCAGGGCGGCATGGGGGTGGCGGTGTCCTCGTGGCGGCTGGCCCGGGCGGTCTCGCTCACCGGCCAGCTGGGCGTGGTCTCGGGCACCGCCCTCGACGTCGTGGTCGCCCGCCGGCTGCAGGACGGCGACGACGGCGGCCACGTGCGCCGGGCCCTGGCGCACTTCCCGGTGCCGGCCGTCGCCGAGCGGGTCCTCGCCAGGCACTACCGGCCGGGCGGCCGCGCTCCGGGACGGCCCTACGTCCCTGTGCCGAAGGTCAGTGCCCGACCGACGACGACCGCCCTCGAGCTGTCGGTGGTGGCCAACTTCGCCGAGGTGTGGCTCGCGAAGGAGGGCCACGACGGCGTCGTCGGCATCAACTTCCTCGAGAAGATCCAGATGGCCACGCCGAGCGCCGCGTACGGGGCGATGCTCGCCGGTGTGGACTACGTCCTCATGGGGGCCGGGATCCCCACCGAGATCCCGCGCCTGCTCGACGCCCTGGCGCGGCACGAGCCTGCGTCGATCGCCCTGCACGTCGAGGGCGCCGGCCGGAGGTACTCCGTCGGCCTGGACCCGCAGGCGCTGACCGGGGGCGGCCTGGCACCGCTGCGGCGACCGCGTTTTCTGGCGATCATCTCCGCGCACGTCCTCGCCACGCATCTGGCGCGCGAGGACGCGACGCGACCCGACGGCTTCGTCGTCGAGGGACCGCGTGCGGGCGGCCACAACGCCCCGCCGCGGGGCCGGCTGGTGCTCGACGACGACGGCCAGCCCGTCTTCGGGCCCCGCGACGAGGCGGACCTGGCCAGGATCGCCGCCGTCGGCCTGCCGTTCTGGCTCGCCGGGGGCTACAGCTCACCCGAGCTCGTCGCCAAGGCCCGGGCGGCCGGCGCCGCGGGGGTCCAGGTCGGCTCGATCTTCGCGCTCTCCGCCGAGTCCGGGCTGCGGCCCGTACTCCGTGAACAGATGCTCACGGCCCTCGCCGAGGACCGGCTCGAGGTGCGGACCGACCCGCACGCCTCGCCCACGAGCTTCCCGTTCAAGGTCGTCTCGCTGCCCGGCACGCTCTCCCAGCCGCAGGTCTACGAGGCCCGGCCGCGGCTGTGCGACGTGAGCCACCTGCGGGTGCCCTACGAGCGCGAGCCCGGCGTCCTGGGCTACCGCTGCCCGGCCGAGCCGGTGGACATCTACGTCGGCAAGGGCGGGTCGGTGGAGGACACGGTCGGGCGCAAGTGCCTGTGCAACGCCCTCCTCGCCGACGTCGGCCTCGGACAGACCCGCCGCGACGGCTACGAGGAGGACTCCCTGGTGACCCTGGGCACGGACCTCGACGGGGCGGCCGCACTGGTCGCGGCCGAGCCGGCCGGGTGGAGCGCGGCCCGCGCCGTCGAGTACCTCCTGGACTGACCCCCGGGGACGCCGGCGGCCCGCTGAGAGCCGGCCTCCCGTCGCCTCGGTGCGGCCCTCGGGCGGGGCGCCCGCTGGACCGTCAGAGGCCGACCGCGGCCGCCACGTCGGCCCGCAGGAGCGCCATCCGCTCGCGGGCGTCCCGGCGGGCGCGAGCGACGTCGGTCCCGGCGCGCACCTCGCTCACGACCTCGAGGTAGCACTTGAGCTTCGGCTCCGTGCCGGACGGTCGCACGATCACCCGGTCGCCGGCGGCCGTGAGGTAGACGAGCGCGTCCGTCGCGGGCAGCTCGGGCGAGCCCTGCGCCAGGTCGGTGGTGGTCGTGACCGGCGAGCCCGCCAGCGTGGCGGGGGCGGCGGCCCGAAGCCTCGCCATGGCGCCGGCGATGAGGCCGAGGTCGGCCACGCGGAAGGAGAGCTGGTCGCTCAGGTGCAGCCCGTGCCGGCGCGCCAGGTCGTCCAGCGCTCCCGGGACGTCCCCGCCGTGGTCGCGCAGCTGGGCCACGAGGTAGGCCAGCCGCACGGCGGCGGTGATGCCGTCCTTGTCGCGCACGGCAGCAGGGTCCACGCAGAAGCCGATCGCCTCCTCGTAGCCGAACACCAGGCCCTCCGTGCGGGCGATCCACTTGAACCCCGTCAGGGTCGTGCGGTGCTCGAGGCCGTGCGCGGCCGCGATGCGGGCCAGCTGGCGGGAGGAGACCACGGAGCTGGCGAGCACGCCGTGGCCGCCCAGCGCGGCGACCGCCGCGCTCTGCTCGCCGAGGAGGGAGCCGATCTCGTCACCGGTGAGCTGGCGCCACCCGCCCGCGACGGAGTCGTCGGGCACCGCCATCGTGCACCGGTCGGCGTCGGGGTCGGTGGCCAGGACGACGTCGGCCTCGACCCGCCGGGCCAGGGCGACGGCGAGGTCGAGGGCGCCGGGCTCCTCGGGGTTGGGGAAGGCGACGGTGGGGAAGTCCGGGTCGGGCTCGGCCTGCTCGGGCACGGGGTGGACGTCGGTGAACCCGGCGCGGGCGAGCGCCTCGAGGGTGGTGCGCGAGCCGACCCCGTGCATCGACGTCAGGACGATCCGCAGGCCGCGGGTGTGCCCGGCGGGGACGAGCGAGGCGGCCCGGGCGAGGTAGGCCTCGTGGACCTGCGGGCCGAGCACCTCCCACCCGCTCTCGGCCCGGGGCACGTCCAGGGCGGGCGGCGCCGCGGCGATGCGGGCGGCGATCTCGCCGTCGGCGGGCGGGACGATCTGGACGCCCTGCCCGGCGCCGGTGGCGGCGCGGCCCCCGAGGTAGACCTTGTACCCGTTGTCGCGAGGCGGGTTGTGGGAGGCGGTGACCATGACCCCGGCGTCGGTGCCGAGGTGGCGCACCGCGAACGCGAGCACCGGCGTGGGCAAGGGCCCGGGCAGGAGCAGGGCGGTGCCGCCGGCGGCGGTGACCACCGCCGCGGTGTCGACGGCGAACTCGGCCGAGCCGTGGCGGGCGTCGTATCCCACGACCACCCGGAAGCCGGCGCCGACCTGCTCGGCCAGGTAGGCGCTCAGCCCTGCCGCCGCGCGGATGACGACCGCGCGGTTCATCCGGTGCGGACCGGCGCCGATCTCACCGCGCAGCCCCGCCGTGCCGAACTCCAGCGGTCCGGAGAACCGGTCGTCCAGGTCGGCGGCTGCCTCGTCCGAGCCCCCCGTGGCTCGCTCCAGCAGGTCCGTGAGCTCGCGGCGGGTCGCCGGGTCCGGGTCGGCCTCGACCCACGCTCGGACCTGCTCGGGGGTGACGTTCACGGTGGTGCTCCTCTCGTGGGCGCGGGCACGCCCCGCGCGGCTGCTCAGATGGCGCGGACGATCTCGGCCAGCAGGCGGGAGATCCGCGGACCCGC
Coding sequences within it:
- a CDS encoding ABC transporter permease, which translates into the protein MTAVATAPAGAQQRTVLAPISWRWPLIYGVLALVALVFFTLLPEGGRETNYQISRGGDLWTIPNFTVPLTATNLVLSVVMLALTAYVVRATVGRHRIPTWVPIVFGIAFVLAFLTWVGAGRATVIPVTTLLSGALALSVPLVFGALSGVVCERSGIVNIAIEGQLLAGAFLGAVVASLTSSAYLGLVAAPLAGAAVGAILAFFAVRYWVDQIIVGVVLNVLVIGLTSFLFSTVLTENKATWNAAQRLPTLPVPLLSEIPVIGPVLFRQTLLVYLMYAAVIVLQVFIFRSRWGLRMRSVGEHPKAADTVGIKVNRTRVLNTILGGAIAGLGGAFFTVGSGLAFGKEMSAGQGFIALAAMILGRWNPVGAVAAALLFGFSKNLGNVLSTIGSNVPSEFLLMLPYAVTIFAVAGLVGRVRAPAAENIPYIK
- a CDS encoding cytidine deaminase, giving the protein MGVDEGTWESLRELAREAMDRAYAPYSGFPVGAAALVDDGRTVSGCNVENAGYGVTLCAECGLVSDLVRTGGGRLVAFTCVGGQGRPLAPCGRCRQLLWEHGGPDLLVELPGGIRPMSEVLPEAFGPEDLRTP
- a CDS encoding thymidine phosphorylase — protein: MTEAFDAVDVIRAKRDGARLSPAQIDWVIDAYTRGVVADEQMSALAMAIFLNGMERAEISRWTEAMIRSGERMDFSGLDRPTADKHSTGGVGDKITLPLAPLVAVFGVAVPQLSGRGLGHTGGTLDKLEAIPGWRASLSNEEILAQLGDVGAVICAAGSGLAPADKKLYALRDTTATVESIPLIASSIMSKKIAEGTGSLVLDVKVGTGAFMKDRHRAGELAQTMVELGTDAGVRTVALLTDMSTPLGLTVGNALEVRESVEVLAGGGPADVVELTVALAREMLDAAGRRDADPAAALADGRAMDVWRRMIAAQDGDPDAALPVARHTEQVLADRDGVVTVLDAYTVGVASWRLGAGRARKEDPVQAGAGIELHAKPGDRVRAGQPLMTLHTDTPERFARAQEALEGGVTVSAQESPRPHGIVLGRVAG
- the deoC gene encoding deoxyribose-phosphate aldolase, which produces MSPTRTEVARMVDHTLLKPEATEQDVAALVAQARELGAYSVCVSPSMLPLTGTGEVKVATVCGFPSGAHHADVKAAEAARSVADGADEIDMVVNLALATTGRYDDVRGEIAAVRAAAPAPVVLKVIIESAALTDDQVVAVCEAAEAAGADFVKTSTGFHPAGGASAHAVALMARTVGGRLGVKASGGIRTTEAALEMIAAGATRLGLSGTGAVLDGLSD
- the fabI gene encoding enoyl-ACP reductase FabI, encoding MALLDGKTLLVTGVLTEGSIAFHVARLAQEQGAEVVLTSFGRQLRLTQAIARRLPAAAPVVELDVTSDDDLAALAARVGEHTDHLDGVVHSIGFAPQSVLGGNFLAAQWPDVATALQVSAFSLKALAAAAQPMLGRGSSIVGLTLDATVAWPVYDWMGVAKAALESTARYLARDLGPDGIRVNLVSAGPVRTKAATSIPGFETLEGGWDARAPLGWDVADAEPTARAVAALLSDWFPATTGEIVHVDGGVHAMGV
- a CDS encoding phosphatase PAP2 family protein; its protein translation is MAWGLNLVVKEAVQRARPVVADSVVHAPGFSFPSGHAMNTAVAGFVVTALLWPLLGRGGRVGVLAGVSAVVVITGVDRVMLGAHYPSDVVAGILLGGATAGGSLLGYLGWNPAHPADLPEGT
- a CDS encoding phosphatase PAP2 family protein translates to MGSLRRWEDDPSRPTPGRALADLGRRALAPAVPLWGLVVGTGLLIVGPLDSLPEEEAVNEALAAGRTPSLDAVTSVLSNIGATLFIVSACLVAMATLWWRTRQWWFAVVPGIAVALQAAVFVTAAAVVGRERPDVDHLDEAPPTSSFPSGHTGASTAFYLTMAMLAQRIRRPVLRRVATAVCILVPFLVATARLYRGMHSPTDVVVGMLNGIVCALLGWHYLRREEDGRRRQTRAYRARPKE
- a CDS encoding DUF1206 domain-containing protein is translated as MNETVRGTAAQAGDHPMLETGARLGYAASGLIHLLVAWLALQIAWGGSSGSSDQTGAMTQLAKSPVGSALLWVVVAGFVLLALWQVAEAVARGDTGSRVKSAGKAVLYLALAWTGVSVLRGTSSSGAGQTESFTASLMAQPFGRVLVAVVGIGVLAVGAYHVVKGWKAKFLRDLRENPGTWLVRAGRVGYVAKGVALGIVGALFVAAAVTADPDRAAGLDGALRSLQGVPFGQALLTAVALGLAAYGVYSFGRARYARV
- a CDS encoding nitronate monooxygenase, coding for MLVQPDDGAAPRGPGPTLPTIIQGGMGVAVSSWRLARAVSLTGQLGVVSGTALDVVVARRLQDGDDGGHVRRALAHFPVPAVAERVLARHYRPGGRAPGRPYVPVPKVSARPTTTALELSVVANFAEVWLAKEGHDGVVGINFLEKIQMATPSAAYGAMLAGVDYVLMGAGIPTEIPRLLDALARHEPASIALHVEGAGRRYSVGLDPQALTGGGLAPLRRPRFLAIISAHVLATHLAREDATRPDGFVVEGPRAGGHNAPPRGRLVLDDDGQPVFGPRDEADLARIAAVGLPFWLAGGYSSPELVAKARAAGAAGVQVGSIFALSAESGLRPVLREQMLTALAEDRLEVRTDPHASPTSFPFKVVSLPGTLSQPQVYEARPRLCDVSHLRVPYEREPGVLGYRCPAEPVDIYVGKGGSVEDTVGRKCLCNALLADVGLGQTRRDGYEEDSLVTLGTDLDGAAALVAAEPAGWSAARAVEYLLD
- a CDS encoding phospho-sugar mutase produces the protein MNVTPEQVRAWVEADPDPATRRELTDLLERATGGSDEAAADLDDRFSGPLEFGTAGLRGEIGAGPHRMNRAVVIRAAAGLSAYLAEQVGAGFRVVVGYDARHGSAEFAVDTAAVVTAAGGTALLLPGPLPTPVLAFAVRHLGTDAGVMVTASHNPPRDNGYKVYLGGRAATGAGQGVQIVPPADGEIAARIAAAPPALDVPRAESGWEVLGPQVHEAYLARAASLVPAGHTRGLRIVLTSMHGVGSRTTLEALARAGFTDVHPVPEQAEPDPDFPTVAFPNPEEPGALDLAVALARRVEADVVLATDPDADRCTMAVPDDSVAGGWRQLTGDEIGSLLGEQSAAVAALGGHGVLASSVVSSRQLARIAAAHGLEHRTTLTGFKWIARTEGLVFGYEEAIGFCVDPAAVRDKDGITAAVRLAYLVAQLRDHGGDVPGALDDLARRHGLHLSDQLSFRVADLGLIAGAMARLRAAAPATLAGSPVTTTTDLAQGSPELPATDALVYLTAAGDRVIVRPSGTEPKLKCYLEVVSEVRAGTDVARARRDARERMALLRADVAAAVGL